In Methylomagnum ishizawai, one DNA window encodes the following:
- a CDS encoding glycosyltransferase family 4 protein codes for MKLLFIHKNLPGQFEHFIHVLAQEPGNELVCICQEFKPQQYRFKGLRVETYQGGAHLGGVSSEYLYSSEQAIANGLAVAAKLTDLKRDGFVPDIALAHLGWGESLYFKDIYPHTPLVGYCEFYYHARGVDADFDPDFPLGLSDAFRIRTANATKLLGLVGIDLGVSPTEWQRSLFPPEFQRKITVVHDGVDTVRIKPNPNAAFRLPNGQVLTRQQPVVTYATRNLEPYRGFPVFMRAVAEIGRRRPDCQFVIAGGDEVSYSAHPPAAGTYREQMLRELSSAIDPKRVHFVGRLPFEEYLKLLQISSVHVYLTVPFVLSWSLLEAMAAGCVVIGSNTAPVREFLKHGVNGLLVDFFSPGEIADMVDRVLENPRRDRELGLKARADMRRRYDVAESIRRYRELIDGVLSNHLLFVGDAVL; via the coding sequence ATGAAGCTACTCTTCATCCATAAGAATCTTCCCGGGCAATTCGAGCATTTCATCCATGTCTTGGCGCAGGAACCCGGCAACGAGTTGGTCTGCATCTGCCAGGAATTCAAACCCCAGCAATACCGATTCAAAGGGCTGAGGGTCGAGACCTACCAGGGGGGAGCCCATCTGGGGGGGGTGTCCAGCGAATACCTGTATAGTAGCGAGCAGGCCATCGCCAACGGCTTGGCGGTGGCGGCCAAATTGACCGACCTCAAGCGCGATGGCTTCGTACCGGATATCGCCCTCGCCCATCTCGGCTGGGGCGAGTCCTTGTATTTCAAGGATATTTATCCGCATACCCCGCTGGTGGGGTATTGCGAATTTTACTATCATGCCAGGGGCGTCGATGCCGACTTCGACCCCGATTTCCCGCTGGGGCTGAGCGATGCCTTCCGCATCCGTACCGCCAACGCGACCAAACTGCTGGGGCTGGTGGGCATCGACCTCGGCGTCAGTCCGACCGAATGGCAACGGAGCCTGTTCCCCCCCGAGTTCCAGCGCAAGATCACGGTCGTCCACGACGGGGTGGACACGGTCCGGATCAAGCCCAATCCGAACGCGGCGTTCCGCCTGCCCAACGGCCAGGTGTTGACCCGCCAGCAGCCGGTCGTCACTTACGCGACCCGTAACCTGGAACCCTACCGGGGTTTCCCCGTGTTCATGCGGGCCGTGGCCGAGATCGGGCGGCGGCGACCGGATTGCCAGTTCGTCATCGCCGGTGGTGACGAGGTCAGCTACAGCGCCCATCCGCCTGCGGCGGGAACCTACCGTGAGCAGATGTTGCGCGAGTTGAGTTCCGCCATCGACCCCAAGCGCGTCCATTTTGTGGGGCGCCTGCCTTTCGAGGAATATCTGAAGTTGTTGCAAATCTCTTCCGTACACGTCTATCTCACCGTGCCCTTTGTGTTGTCCTGGTCGTTGTTGGAGGCGATGGCGGCGGGTTGCGTCGTCATCGGTTCCAATACCGCGCCGGTGCGGGAGTTCCTGAAACATGGGGTCAACGGCCTGTTGGTCGATTTCTTCTCCCCCGGCGAGATCGCCGATATGGTCGACCGGGTGCTGGAAAACCCCCGCCGCGACCGCGAGTTGGGGCTCAAGGCCCGCGCCGATATGAGACGGCGCTATGACGTGGCGGAGTCCATCCGCCGCTACCGCGAGTTGATCGATGGGGTGTTGTCCAATCATTTATTGTTCGTGGGGGATGCTGTGCTATGA
- a CDS encoding type I secretion system permease/ATPase produces MTPREVVSNCRGFFFYLAIFSFVVNLFALATPLYMMTVFDRVLTSRSNSTLMVITLIFMFALAIQAVLESLRSRLFKQLGDTIYSKLRQPVFDTILRFKRQGEGDKHAMEDLDIIKNFMSGVGLKAAFEIPWIPVFLLVLWAFHPALCMIAVGTSVVLFALTWLEDVITSKNQKEANLKQRESNDLMGHILKNAEVVGALAMQENVQSRWSKVNDQYLEQARITLQRVGTIISVSFFVKQVLHILAMGTAAYLVINVQGVTSGVMIASTMLMGRAISPILNVLGAWRSFLNFRLSYARLEELLKDRLWMNEGLRHAPPEGHLSVESLLFFLDRDRTILNGVNFKLEAGEVLGVIGSSGSGKSSLARLMVGIYQPSDGSVRLDGADIFHWAQHGLGEHIGYLPQEQQLFPGSVAENIARMGDAYGKVADVVQAAKRAGAHDMILRLPKGYDTDIGVAGNKLSGGQRQLVAFARALFGRPRFIVLDEPNTFLDGQSELVLLATVRDLKAEGATVVIVSHKPSLLQDADKILVLGQGKQLMFGPREEIMRRLGHVSGVVAPASEIPALGSGIAA; encoded by the coding sequence ATGACGCCGCGCGAGGTCGTATCGAATTGCCGGGGCTTCTTTTTCTACCTGGCCATTTTCAGTTTCGTGGTCAACCTGTTCGCGCTGGCGACCCCGCTCTACATGATGACGGTGTTCGACCGTGTCCTGACCAGCAGGAGTAACTCGACCCTGATGGTCATCACCTTGATCTTCATGTTCGCGCTGGCGATCCAGGCGGTGCTGGAATCCTTGCGTTCGCGCTTGTTCAAGCAACTGGGGGATACCATCTACTCCAAGCTGCGGCAACCGGTGTTCGATACCATCCTGCGGTTCAAGCGGCAGGGTGAGGGAGATAAACACGCGATGGAGGATTTGGATATCATTAAAAACTTCATGTCCGGTGTCGGGCTTAAAGCTGCTTTTGAAATCCCCTGGATACCGGTGTTCCTGCTGGTGCTGTGGGCCTTCCATCCGGCCTTGTGCATGATCGCCGTGGGAACTTCCGTTGTGTTGTTCGCCCTGACCTGGCTGGAGGACGTGATCACCTCCAAGAACCAGAAGGAAGCCAACCTCAAGCAGCGCGAATCCAACGACCTTATGGGGCATATCCTCAAGAACGCCGAGGTGGTGGGGGCCTTGGCGATGCAGGAGAACGTGCAGTCCCGTTGGAGCAAGGTCAATGATCAATACCTCGAACAAGCGCGTATCACCTTGCAACGGGTGGGCACCATCATCAGCGTGTCTTTCTTCGTCAAACAGGTGCTGCATATCTTGGCGATGGGGACCGCCGCCTATTTGGTGATCAATGTCCAAGGCGTCACCAGCGGCGTCATGATCGCTTCGACCATGCTGATGGGCAGGGCCATTTCGCCCATCCTGAACGTACTGGGGGCGTGGCGTTCCTTTTTGAACTTCCGCCTCTCTTATGCGCGGCTTGAAGAATTGCTGAAGGACCGCTTGTGGATGAACGAGGGCCTGCGCCACGCGCCGCCCGAAGGCCACCTGTCCGTGGAAAGTCTGCTATTTTTTCTGGACCGGGATCGCACGATCCTGAACGGGGTGAATTTCAAACTGGAAGCGGGCGAAGTCTTGGGCGTGATCGGCTCCAGTGGTTCTGGTAAATCGTCCTTGGCGCGTTTGATGGTGGGCATCTACCAGCCCAGCGACGGCTCGGTGCGCTTGGATGGTGCGGATATCTTTCATTGGGCGCAGCATGGCTTGGGGGAACACATCGGCTATCTGCCCCAGGAGCAGCAATTGTTTCCGGGCAGCGTGGCCGAGAACATCGCGCGGATGGGCGACGCCTATGGCAAGGTGGCGGATGTCGTGCAGGCGGCCAAGCGGGCCGGGGCGCACGACATGATCCTGCGCCTGCCCAAGGGCTACGATACCGATATTGGGGTGGCCGGGAACAAACTGTCGGGTGGGCAAAGGCAATTGGTCGCCTTCGCCCGGGCTTTGTTCGGGCGGCCCCGCTTCATCGTGCTGGACGAACCCAACACATTCCTGGATGGTCAATCCGAATTGGTTCTCCTGGCTACGGTCCGGGATTTGAAGGCGGAAGGGGCGACAGTGGTGATCGTCAGCCACAAACCCAGTTTGTTGCAGGATGCCGATAAAATCCTGGTGTTGGGTCAGGGCAAGCAGTTGATGTTCGGGCCGCGGGAAGAGATCATGCGCCGGTTGGGGCATGTGAGCGGCGTGGTTGCCCCGGCTTCGGAAATCCCGGCCCTTGGAAGCGGTATCGCCGCCTAA
- a CDS encoding HlyD family type I secretion periplasmic adaptor subunit: protein MLTVTFDETGEASRIVRVGMFIIIFFVGGFAAWAFMAPIQGAVVAEGIIKIETKRKTIQHLEGGVIREILVHEGQYVNQGDPLVILEDAEVKANLTILHDQLNALLAKEARLQAEQRFADKLEFPSELLASQDPKVREMLTNEKTLFLSKKKSVDEQIAITRQEMVEVSREAEGYQLEVKETERSIRLKEERVAMGEALSSKQFVDRSTYMGWQEALADMRANLGQTIGKLGASLQAHKELELRIINLRNEYIRLADDELKETKSIIFELQQKIQPAELAVQRFRVIAPSDGQVIDLKVSTIGGVIRPGDALMDLVPKQQELLMEVKVMTKDIELVHVNQHADIQLLAYNSRTVPHIAGTVIYVSGDALEDKSNPSAPYYFLAHIRADADMLKDLPEVSLAPGMPLSAFIQTKSKTFFDIIFKTFEESVSRGLRQEA from the coding sequence ATGTTGACTGTTACCTTTGACGAAACCGGGGAAGCCAGCCGCATCGTGCGGGTGGGGATGTTCATCATCATTTTCTTCGTCGGCGGGTTCGCCGCATGGGCCTTCATGGCACCGATCCAGGGAGCTGTGGTCGCCGAGGGCATCATCAAGATCGAAACCAAACGCAAAACCATCCAACATCTGGAAGGCGGGGTGATCCGGGAAATCCTGGTCCACGAAGGTCAATATGTGAACCAAGGCGATCCCTTAGTGATATTGGAAGATGCGGAAGTCAAGGCCAATCTGACTATCCTGCATGATCAGCTCAACGCGCTCTTGGCCAAGGAGGCCCGGCTCCAGGCCGAGCAAAGGTTCGCGGACAAACTGGAGTTTCCCAGCGAGCTTTTGGCTAGCCAAGACCCCAAGGTCCGGGAAATGTTGACCAATGAGAAGACTTTATTTCTTTCTAAGAAAAAGAGCGTTGACGAGCAAATCGCGATAACCCGTCAGGAAATGGTCGAAGTTTCCCGCGAAGCCGAAGGGTATCAATTAGAAGTCAAAGAAACCGAGCGCAGCATCCGCTTGAAAGAAGAACGGGTAGCTATGGGGGAAGCGCTAAGTTCCAAGCAGTTTGTCGATAGAAGCACTTATATGGGTTGGCAAGAGGCGCTGGCGGATATGCGGGCAAATCTGGGCCAGACTATAGGTAAGCTAGGGGCTTCCTTACAAGCGCATAAGGAATTGGAGTTGAGGATCATCAATCTGCGCAATGAATATATCAGATTGGCAGATGATGAATTGAAAGAAACCAAGAGTATTATTTTTGAATTACAGCAGAAAATCCAGCCGGCCGAGTTGGCGGTTCAACGCTTCCGTGTGATCGCCCCTAGCGATGGGCAGGTGATAGACCTGAAAGTCTCGACTATTGGTGGGGTGATCAGGCCCGGCGATGCCTTGATGGACTTGGTTCCTAAGCAACAGGAGTTGCTGATGGAGGTTAAGGTCATGACCAAGGACATTGAATTGGTTCATGTGAATCAACATGCGGATATACAATTATTAGCCTATAATAGTCGCACGGTTCCCCATATCGCTGGTACGGTTATATACGTGTCGGGCGATGCCCTTGAGGATAAATCCAATCCTAGTGCGCCCTATTATTTTCTAGCCCATATTAGGGCCGATGCGGACATGCTTAAGGATCTTCCCGAAGTTTCTCTGGCACCGGGAATGCCCCTTAGCGCATTCATCCAAACAAAGTCAAAGACTTTTTTCGATATCATCTTTAAGACCTTCGAGGAATCTGTCTCTAGGGGCTTGCGCCAAGAGGCTTGA
- a CDS encoding calcium-binding protein, translating to MASEIGGAQLNLHIGSSGSTPNNDTQFNQISTFFHGFYDNSIFNTTTDQGGFQQNVVTDLGRTFIVFGDQGTGTTANFAGSGDGAVGTGQDTAIKAGNGDNDIIITDNSNHAANLGKGNDFIQNTGTGAVTVKAGAGNDAVVGGAGNDNINGNKGNDFLQGGAGNDTINGGNGADTLVGNAGNDVMSGGKGHDVFLFSNETTGNDTINDFKKGDILQIADRNDDGSINTSGANADVTITQDGKDTVLTFTNGDKITLKNVDSNDLSQDNLNGQFHL from the coding sequence ATGGCATCAGAAATCGGCGGCGCACAGCTGAACCTTCATATCGGTAGTTCGGGGAGTACCCCTAACAACGACACCCAGTTCAACCAAATCAGCACGTTCTTCCACGGGTTCTACGATAACAGCATCTTCAACACCACCACCGATCAAGGTGGCTTCCAGCAGAACGTCGTTACCGACCTTGGCAGGACGTTTATCGTATTCGGCGACCAGGGTACTGGTACAACTGCCAACTTCGCCGGCAGCGGTGACGGTGCGGTCGGTACTGGTCAGGATACCGCCATCAAAGCCGGTAACGGTGACAACGACATCATCATCACCGACAACAGCAACCATGCTGCCAACCTCGGCAAGGGTAACGACTTCATCCAAAACACTGGCACCGGTGCTGTCACTGTGAAGGCTGGAGCAGGTAATGATGCCGTGGTCGGTGGGGCTGGCAATGACAACATCAATGGCAACAAAGGGAATGACTTCCTACAGGGTGGGGCTGGTAATGACACCATCAATGGTGGCAATGGTGCCGATACCCTTGTTGGCAATGCCGGCAACGATGTAATGAGCGGTGGGAAAGGGCACGATGTATTCCTTTTCAGCAACGAGACCACCGGCAACGATACGATCAACGATTTCAAGAAGGGCGATATCTTGCAAATTGCTGATCGTAATGACGATGGTAGCATTAACACCTCGGGTGCCAATGCCGATGTTACCATCACGCAAGATGGTAAGGATACTGTCCTGACCTTCACCAATGGTGACAAGATCACCTTGAAGAACGTCGATTCCAACGATCTGAGCCAGGATAACCTTAACGGGCAATTCCACCTCTAA